A window of Parafrankia discariae contains these coding sequences:
- a CDS encoding diacylglycerol/lipid kinase family protein, with product MSRSRRVAASAALVSFAAAVVVIFVRLIDRPIALPVSVAAVTIVLVAGWTALVGRGLRRLSAAVVAAFTLGGLIAFGGVVGLTTVLVTACLLVTSGTAARGAFGRHRPKGLMVGAARYGVLLVNPRSGGGAADRHDLAQEAARRGITVVTLTEGADLRSLAEDAADRGADVVGMAGGDGSQALVADVARRRGLAFVCVPAGTRNHFALDLGLDRTDVVGALDAFDLAVEQRVDLGQVGDRVFVNNVSFGVYAEIVQSDSYRDAKMGTAAAMLPDLLGVDRAPWDLRFTGPEGRAGSTADVLLVSNNAYQLHSLGGFGTRPRLDSGRLGMAALCVDRARDLPALVALESMGAISRFHGFHQWTSPTMRIDSARPVSVGVDGEALCLPPPLNLRSLPAAVRVRIPLHAPGVPAVRPGVRGMFPALIRIAVGRPPA from the coding sequence GTGTCACGCTCCCGGCGGGTGGCGGCGTCAGCGGCGTTGGTGAGCTTCGCCGCGGCGGTCGTTGTCATATTCGTCCGGCTGATCGACCGGCCGATCGCCTTGCCGGTTTCGGTCGCCGCGGTGACGATCGTGTTGGTAGCGGGCTGGACGGCGCTGGTCGGACGGGGGCTGCGCCGTCTGAGCGCGGCTGTCGTGGCGGCCTTCACCCTCGGCGGCCTGATCGCCTTCGGGGGGGTGGTCGGCCTGACTACCGTGCTGGTCACCGCATGCCTGCTCGTCACGTCGGGAACCGCGGCGCGCGGCGCGTTCGGACGACACCGACCAAAGGGGCTCATGGTCGGAGCCGCCCGGTACGGCGTCCTGCTGGTGAACCCGCGCTCCGGGGGTGGCGCCGCCGACCGCCACGATCTCGCTCAGGAGGCCGCCCGGCGTGGGATCACGGTCGTTACCCTCACGGAAGGCGCTGATCTACGTTCCCTCGCCGAGGACGCCGCCGACCGCGGAGCCGACGTGGTGGGCATGGCGGGCGGCGATGGTTCGCAGGCACTGGTCGCGGATGTGGCGCGGCGGCGTGGGCTGGCGTTCGTCTGCGTCCCAGCCGGTACTCGTAACCACTTCGCCCTTGACCTTGGGCTCGACCGGACGGATGTGGTGGGGGCGCTCGACGCGTTCGACCTCGCTGTCGAGCAGCGCGTTGACCTCGGTCAGGTCGGTGACCGAGTGTTCGTCAACAACGTCTCGTTCGGCGTCTACGCCGAGATCGTGCAATCCGACAGCTACCGTGACGCCAAGATGGGAACGGCGGCCGCGATGCTGCCCGACCTGCTGGGCGTGGACCGCGCTCCGTGGGATCTTCGCTTCACCGGCCCGGAGGGTCGCGCCGGATCGACCGCGGACGTCCTGCTCGTGTCCAACAACGCCTACCAGCTGCACAGCCTTGGTGGTTTCGGTACCCGGCCCCGGCTCGACAGCGGCCGGCTTGGCATGGCGGCGTTGTGTGTCGATCGCGCTCGCGACCTACCCGCCCTCGTCGCGCTCGAGTCCATGGGTGCCATCAGCCGGTTCCACGGTTTTCACCAGTGGACCAGCCCCACCATGCGAATCGACTCCGCACGACCGGTCAGTGTCGGTGTGGACGGGGAGGCGCTGTGCCTGCCGCCGCCGCTAAATCTCCGCTCGCTTCCGGCGGCCGTGCGCGTTCGGATTCCACTGCACGCGCCCGGGGTCCCGGCCGTGCGGCCGGGTGTCCGAGGGATGTTCCCCGCGCTGATCCGTATCGCCGTTGGCCGGCCGCCAGCATGA
- a CDS encoding vWA domain-containing protein, which produces MSIRARRSVLALALLALLAAAALPACSDEEPPLAAGAGPKTTLTVLAGSEVKDIEPMLDDLRHDTGVKLTLTYTGTLDGADRIGRRQAGTDLAWFSSDRYLRLLPGGADAAVARTSIMRSPVVLGVRQSTARRLGWSGNPNVTWKDIAAAARAGKLRYGMTNPASSNSGFSALVGVAAALAGKADALTSADIRPTELTDFFSGQKLTGGSSGYLSDAYVGQQDSLDGLINYESVLLSLNASHRLREPLELIFPKDGIITADYPLLLLDPAKRDAYQRVADWLRGPAVQQRLQDQTNRRPATPTVPLDTRFTTGGTQVELPFPGTAAVADELILAYLNNFRAPTHAIFVLDLSGSMEGDRIEALRSALIGLTGADSSLTSRFTGFRAREKITLVRFSDAVNGIEDIAVTDPSPDSAELRALRQEVEGLPTGGGTAIYSALRAAYDRAAGDLARDGTYYTSVVLLTDGENTTGASADDFLAHHRSLSPAARAVPTFTVLFGDADPKALQQIADETGGSVFDAGSTSLPAVFKEIRGYQ; this is translated from the coding sequence ATGAGCATCCGTGCCCGGCGCAGTGTCCTGGCGCTGGCCCTGCTGGCCCTGCTGGCCGCCGCCGCGCTGCCCGCCTGCTCCGACGAGGAGCCGCCGCTGGCCGCCGGGGCCGGGCCGAAGACGACGCTGACCGTCCTGGCCGGCTCGGAGGTGAAGGACATCGAGCCGATGCTGGACGACCTGCGCCACGACACCGGCGTCAAGCTCACCCTCACCTACACCGGCACGCTGGACGGGGCCGACCGGATCGGCCGCCGCCAGGCCGGCACGGACCTGGCCTGGTTCTCCTCGGACCGTTATCTGCGCCTGTTGCCCGGCGGGGCGGACGCGGCCGTCGCCCGGACCTCGATCATGCGTTCGCCGGTGGTCCTCGGCGTCCGCCAGTCGACGGCCCGCCGACTCGGCTGGTCCGGAAACCCGAACGTGACGTGGAAGGACATCGCGGCCGCGGCCCGGGCCGGGAAGCTGCGCTACGGCATGACCAACCCGGCGTCGTCCAACTCCGGATTCTCGGCCCTGGTCGGGGTGGCGGCGGCGCTGGCCGGTAAGGCCGACGCCCTGACCTCGGCTGACATCAGGCCGACGGAGCTGACCGACTTCTTCTCCGGCCAGAAGCTGACCGGCGGCAGCTCCGGCTATCTCAGCGATGCCTATGTCGGCCAGCAGGACAGCCTGGACGGTCTGATCAACTACGAGTCGGTGCTGCTGTCCCTGAACGCCTCGCACCGGTTGCGGGAACCGTTGGAGCTGATCTTCCCGAAAGACGGGATCATCACCGCCGACTACCCGCTGCTGCTGCTCGATCCGGCCAAACGGGACGCCTACCAGCGGGTCGCCGACTGGTTGCGCGGCCCGGCCGTGCAACAGCGCTTGCAGGACCAGACCAACCGCCGGCCAGCCACCCCCACAGTGCCGCTGGACACCCGGTTCACCACCGGGGGCACCCAGGTCGAGCTGCCCTTCCCGGGCACGGCAGCCGTCGCCGACGAGCTGATCCTGGCCTACCTCAACAACTTCCGCGCCCCCACCCACGCGATCTTCGTGCTGGACCTGTCCGGCTCGATGGAGGGCGACCGCATCGAGGCCCTGCGGTCGGCCCTGATCGGGCTGACCGGCGCCGACTCCTCCCTGACCTCCCGGTTCACCGGCTTCCGGGCCCGGGAGAAGATCACTCTGGTGCGGTTCTCCGACGCCGTCAACGGGATCGAGGACATCGCCGTCACCGATCCCTCGCCGGACTCGGCTGAACTGCGAGCACTGCGTCAGGAAGTCGAGGGACTCCCGACCGGCGGCGGCACCGCGATCTACTCGGCCCTGCGGGCCGCCTACGACCGGGCCGCCGGCGACCTGGCCCGAGACGGGACGTACTACACCTCCGTGGTCCTGCTGACCGACGGCGAGAACACGACCGGCGCCTCCGCCGACGACTTCCTGGCGCACCACCGTTCGCTGTCGCCGGCCGCGCGCGCCGTGCCGACGTTCACCGTGCTGTTCGGTGACGCCGACCCGAAGGCGCTCCAGCAGATCGCCGACGAAACCGGCGGCTCGGTCTTCGACGCCGGGTCGACGTCGCTGCCCGCCGTGTTCAAGGAGATCCGTGGCTACCAGTGA
- a CDS encoding YhjD/YihY/BrkB family envelope integrity protein, producing the protein MRGHDLALISAGVTYYAAIALIPGVLVAISMIDRLLGEARTCELGSSLAEALPGGLGAPAVVDMAFRAATTMSPLVVAGAAVPATFYGEGLRRAFVRLAGRREDLVGWRGRLSVLPFLAAAPVLLLPVLLVTPVLARLFADSGFSAALGAVVAFMVDWLVLTATLTFVYRVLGPGRPTWTATLCVAGTTGSFIAGFVQGFVLFLPFTLDLGLPFGGFYPVGAAVAVGFWLFLLHLVVLVGYGLALRLGENGSGSVRLGPCAADRVR; encoded by the coding sequence CTGCGCGGACACGATCTCGCGCTGATTTCCGCCGGAGTCACCTATTACGCCGCGATCGCGCTGATCCCGGGCGTGCTGGTCGCGATCAGCATGATCGACCGGCTGCTCGGTGAAGCGCGCACCTGTGAGCTCGGCAGCTCGCTGGCTGAGGCCCTGCCCGGCGGTCTGGGCGCGCCCGCGGTCGTCGACATGGCGTTCCGGGCCGCGACGACGATGTCGCCGTTGGTCGTGGCGGGTGCGGCGGTTCCGGCCACGTTCTACGGCGAAGGGCTGCGCCGGGCGTTCGTGCGGCTCGCCGGACGACGCGAGGACCTGGTCGGATGGCGCGGCCGCCTCAGCGTGCTGCCGTTTCTGGCCGCCGCGCCGGTGCTGCTGCTTCCGGTGCTGCTCGTGACGCCGGTGCTGGCGCGGCTGTTCGCCGACAGCGGCTTTTCGGCGGCTCTCGGTGCGGTCGTCGCGTTCATGGTCGACTGGCTGGTACTGACCGCGACCTTGACCTTCGTCTACCGGGTGCTCGGCCCGGGCCGGCCGACCTGGACGGCGACGCTGTGCGTGGCGGGAACGACCGGATCCTTCATCGCGGGGTTCGTGCAGGGGTTCGTGCTCTTCCTGCCGTTCACCCTGGATCTCGGTCTGCCGTTCGGTGGCTTCTATCCGGTGGGCGCGGCCGTCGCGGTCGGCTTCTGGCTCTTCCTGCTCCACCTCGTTGTGCTGGTCGGTTACGGACTCGCACTGCGACTCGGCGAGAACGGCAGCGGCTCGGTGCGCCTTGGCCCATGCGCTGCCGATCGGGTTCGATGA
- a CDS encoding SCO6745 family protein — protein sequence MAEMTVARRMWQLFEPVHVVSFSTPASLAVWADAGLRSPWRAYFAGRSAPLGPVEAGPVVAAFYGYSPAMVARAVPEVWTRIPPEKALAVRLDGARAALAPHVAATAADELAELATLLRSAAERVSVAGRVLGAANAALPWPDDPLGTVWQAATVLREHRGDGHAAALVTAGVDGLESLVWRTSRGGPDRAFYQRIRGWTEDEWSAAADRLRARGWLDPEDAPTEASLAAADELEATTDRLASPVWDALGPAAVDRAATLLAPITRAVTTPGP from the coding sequence ATGGCCGAGATGACCGTGGCGCGGAGAATGTGGCAGCTGTTCGAACCGGTGCACGTGGTCAGCTTCTCCACACCGGCCAGTCTGGCGGTGTGGGCGGACGCCGGGCTGCGCAGCCCGTGGCGGGCCTACTTCGCCGGCCGGTCGGCACCGCTGGGGCCGGTCGAGGCCGGGCCGGTCGTCGCGGCCTTCTACGGCTACTCGCCCGCCATGGTGGCCAGGGCGGTGCCGGAGGTCTGGACCAGGATCCCCCCGGAGAAGGCACTGGCCGTCCGGCTCGACGGCGCCCGCGCGGCACTCGCTCCGCACGTCGCGGCGACCGCCGCGGACGAGCTGGCCGAACTGGCCACGCTGCTGCGCTCGGCGGCCGAGCGCGTGTCGGTCGCCGGCCGGGTGCTGGGTGCCGCGAACGCCGCGCTGCCCTGGCCCGACGACCCGCTCGGCACCGTCTGGCAGGCGGCCACCGTCCTGCGGGAGCACCGGGGCGACGGCCACGCCGCCGCACTGGTCACCGCCGGTGTCGACGGCCTGGAGAGTCTCGTCTGGCGGACCAGCCGGGGCGGCCCCGACCGCGCCTTCTACCAGCGGATCCGGGGCTGGACCGAGGACGAGTGGTCGGCCGCGGCCGACCGGCTGCGGGCCCGTGGCTGGCTCGACCCCGAGGACGCGCCGACCGAGGCCTCCCTGGCCGCCGCCGACGAGCTGGAGGCGACGACGGACCGCCTCGCGAGCCCGGTGTGGGACGCCCTCGGCCCGGCCGCCGTCGACCGCGCCGCCACGCTGCTGGCCCCGATCACCCGAGCCGTCACCACTCCGGGCCCGTAG